Within Streptomyces sp. SS1-1, the genomic segment CAGCGTGCGCGCCAGCAGACGCGAGACGTGCATCTGGGAGATGCCGACCTCCTGCGCGATCTGCGACTGGGTCATGTTGCCGAAGAAGCGCAGCAGCAGGATCCGCTTCTCGCGCGGCGGGAGGTCCTCCAGCAGCGGCTTGAGCGACTCGCGGTACTCGACGCCCTCCAGCGCCTCGTCCTCCGCGCCCAGGGTGTCCGCGACCGCCGGGGACTCGTCGTCGGTGTCGGGGACGTCCAGGGACAGCGTGGAGTAGGCGTTGGCCGACTCCAGGCCCTCCAGGACCTCCTCCTCCGAGATCGCCAGCTTCTCCGCGAGCTCGTGGACCGTGGGGGAGCGGCCGTGCAGCTGGGACAGCTCCGCGGTGGCCGTCGTCAGCGCGAGGCGCAGCTCCTGCAGCCTGCGCGGGACGCGGACCGCCCAGCCCTTGTCGCGGAAGTGCCGCTTGATCTCGCCGACGACTGTCGGCGTCGCGTACGTCGAGAACTCCACGCCGCGGTCCGGGTCGAACCGGTCGACCGACTTGATCAGCCCGATCGTGGCGACCTGGGTGAGGTCGTCGAGGGGCTCGCCGCGGTTGCGGAAGCGGCGCGCGAGGTGCTCCACGAGCGGCAGATGCATCCGGACCAGCCGGTTGCGCAGCTCCGCGTACTCCGGGGTGCCGTCCTGCAGCCCGCGCAGCTCGATGAACAGGGCGCGCGCCCCGCTGCGGTCCTGCGGGTCGTGGCGTGTGGCCTGCGCGCCGCGCGCGCCGGCCGCCGCCCGGTCCTCGGCCTGTCGCTCGTGCTCGCTCATCGTCCCGCCCGTCGCCCTCTCCCGAGCCCTCGCCGCCGGCCGGGCCGGGGAGACCCCGATGCGCCCGGCCGGGGGCGCACCCTGCACGGCACCCTCGTCACCCCGCCCGTCGTCCAGGAGGCCGGTCGCCACGGAGTCGTCCTCCGGGTGCGGCCGGGCCTGCTCGGGGATGCCGTCGATGCCGTCCGCCATGCGGCGGGAACCGCTCGGGCCGCTCGGGCCCGCCCCCAGGCTCCCGGCTCCGTCGGAGCAGAAGGAGGTGCCGTCCGGCAGCCCCCGTGTGCCGCGCTCTTCGTCCCGCACCGGCCCGTCCCCGTCCCTCACGCCGGCCCGGGTCCCGCGCCGCGCTGTTTGTAGAGGCTGATCGACACGGTCTTGTCCTCGTCCACCGCCGAGGAGACCTTGCCGGCCAGGGCCGACAGGACGGTCCAGGCGAAGGTGTCCCGCGACGGGGCGTGGCCGTCCGTGGTCGGGGCCGAGACGGTGACCTCCAGCGAGTCGTCGACGAGCCGGAACACGCAGCTGAGCACCGAGCCGGGCACGGCCTGCTGGAGCAGGATCGCGCAGGCCTCGTCCACCGCGATGCGAAGGTCCTCGATCTCGTCGAGGGTGAAGTCCAAACGGGCGGCGAGGCCGGCAGTCGCCGTACGCAGCACCGACAGGTAGGCACCCGCAGCCGGCAGCCGGACTTCCACGAAGTCCTGGGTCACGGGCTCGCCTGCGATCTGGGACACCCTCACCTCCAAGGTGGTACAAGCTTCTCGGGGCCGAGGGTCGCCCCCCGGGGTAACGCGATCTGTGGTTCAGCGGTGACGCTACCGCGCTTCGAAGTTTCCTGTCCCCAGGACCCCAACCCCTTGCTGTCACTCATAGTAAACACACGGATACGCTCCGTGGCTAGGGGGTCTGCGGGCCCAATTGGGAAGAGCGCGCGCCGGTTTGACGTACCCAGACGTCAGACGGTCGAACCGTCCGGTTCCGGCGCCGTCCAGCCTACGTCCCCGTCACACGAGAACGTGGTCCACGAAGCACCAGCGCCAGTTCTCCCCCGGCTCGAAGGTCCGCATGACCGGATGTCCGGTCTCCTTGTGGTGCGCGGTGGCGTGCCGGCTGGGGGAGGAGTCGCAGCAGCCGACGTGACCGCAGGTGAGGCAGAGCCGGAGTTGTACGGGATGCGTACCCTCCGCCAGACACTCCGGACACGTCTCGCTCAGCGGCTCGGGTTCCGGGTGCGGCAGCCCGTCGGCGTGCGTGCACTGTTTCATGATTGCCAGGTTACGACGGCCGCGCGGGGCCCCGCGCGCGAAAATCATGGCCGGGGAGCGCGGGTGGCCGCCGTCCCCCGGACGCGACGAGCGGACATACGAGCGGGCACGCGCGAGCGTGGGCGACGGACGAGGGTGGGCGAGAAGCATGGACGTGATGCCGCTGCTGCTGCTGGTGGCGGGAAGCGCGGCGGTGGCCGCGCTCGCCCGGCGGGTCCCCGTCCCGGCCCCTCTGCTGCTCGTCACGGCCGGGCTCCTCGTGTCGTACGTGCCGGGCGTGCCGGACTACCGCCTCGACCCGCATGTCGTGCTGCCCCTGATCCTGCCGCCGCTGCTCTACACGGCGGCCACCGACAGCTCCTACCTCGACCTGCGCGCGCAGCTGCGCCCCGTGGCGCTGCTGTCCGTGGGGTACGTCCTGTTCGCGACCGTCGTCGTGGGCTACGCCGCCTACCTCCTGGTCCCCGGGCTCCCGCTGACCGCGGCGCTGGTCCTGGGCGCGGTCGTGGCGCCGCCCGACGCGGTCGCGGCGACGGCCGTCGCCCGCCGGGTGGGCCTGCCGTCGCGGATCACCACGATCCTCCAGGGCGAGTCCCTGGTGAACGACGCCACCGCGATCACCGCCTACCGGGTCGCCGTCGCCGCGGCGGTCGGCGAGGGCGCCACCTGGGCCGGCGGCATCCGCGAGTTCCTGCTGGCCGCCGTCGGGGGCGTCGTCGCCGGACTGGTGCTGATGGTGCCGATCCACTGGCTGCGCACCCATCTGAAGGAGGCGCTGCTGCAGAACACACTGTCGCTGCTGACCCCGTTCGTGGCGTACGCGGTCGCCGAGCAGGTGCACGCCTCCGGAGTGCTCGCCGTCGTGGTGGTCGCGCTCTACCTCGGGCACCGCGCGTGGGAGGTCGACTTCGCGACGCGGCTCCAGGAGGAGGCGGTCTGGAAGATGGTCGCGTTCGTGCTGGAGTCGGCCGTGTTCGCCCTGATCGGCCTGCAGCTGCCGGTGGTCCTCCGCGGCCTCGGCGAGTTCGAGGGCTCCACGGCCGCCTGGTACGCGACCGCCCTGTTCGCCGTCGTCGTCGCCTCGCGGTTCCTGTGGGTGTATCCGGCGACCTTCCTGCCGCGGATGCTCTCGGCCCGGATCAGGGAGCGCGAGGAGAACCCGACCTGGAAGGCGCCGTTCGTCATCTCCTGGGCCGGGATGCGGGGCGTGGTCTCCCTCGCCATCGCGTTCTCCATCCCGCTGACGATGCAGGAGGGCGAGCCGTTCCCCGAGCGCAACCTCATCCTGTTCCTGACCTTCACCACGGTGATCGGCACCCTCGTCGTGCAGGGCGTGACACTGCCGCCGCTGATCCGCCTGCTGAAGCTGCCCGGGCGCGACCCCCAGGCCGAGACCCTCGCCGAGGCCAACGCCCAGGCACAGGCGTCCCGGGCCGCCGAGGAACGCCTGCGGGAACTCCTCGCCGACGAACGCAACGCCCTCCCGGAGCCCCTGGTCGAGCGGCTGCGCGCGGTCCTGGAACGCCGGCGCAACTCCGTCTGGGAGCGCCTCGGCCAGGCCAACCCGATCACCGGCGAGTCCGTCGACGACACCTACCGGCGGCTGTCGCGGGAGGTGATCGGCGCCGAACGCGCGGTCTTCGTCAAGCTGCGCGACGGCCGCTACATCGACGACGAGATGCTGCGGACCCTGCTGCGCAGGCTGGACCTGGAGGAGGCGGCGGCCTACCGCGAGGCCGACTGACCCGCGCCCGGCCCCGGACTCACCCGGTGAACGGCGCCCCCGTGACGACGGCCGCGACCGTCGTCCCGCGCGCGAAGGCGCCCTCCTCGGCGAGGGCCACGAGCGCGTACAGCATTTTGGCGACATAGAGACGCTCGACGGGTATCCCGTGCCGGTCCTCGAAGTCGGCCGCGAAAGACTCCAGAGCGGGCGTCGTACGCGCGTACCCGCCGAAGTGGAAGCGCTCCTCCAGCGACCAGTCCCCGCGCGGGCCCCCGAACGCCGCCGACTGCAGGGCACGCACCTCGGCGCCGAGGAAGCCGCCCCTGAGCACCGGCACGCCCAGGGCCCGCTCGCCCGGCCCCAGGCCGGCGGCCAGCCCCGCCAGGGTCCCGCCCGTGCCGCACGCCACCGCGACCACGTCGGCCCGCCCGCGCAGCTCCTCGCCCAGCGCCCGGCACCCCTGGACGGCGAGGGCGTTGCTGCCGCCCTCCGGGACCACATGAGCGTCCTGGGCGCCCGCCGCGCGCAGGACGGCGGCGAGCGTCGCGGGGTCGCCCTTGCGGCGGTACGTCGACCGGTCGACGAAGTGCAGCCGCATCCCGTCGGCCACGCACCGGGCCAGCGACGGGTTGAGGGGACGTTCCGCCAGCTCCTGGCCGCGCACCACGCCGACCGTGGGCAGGCCGAGGAGACGGCCCGCCGCCGCCGTGGCCCGCAGATGATTCGAATAGGCGCCGCCGAAGGTGACGACCGTGCGTCCGGCCGCGGCCGTCAGGTTCGGCGCGAGCTTGCGCCACTTGTTGCCGATCAGCTCCGGGTGGATCAGATCGTCCCGCTTGAGCAGCAGCCGCACCCCGCGCCGCTCCAGCCGCCCGTCCGCCGACTCGCACAGCGGCGACGGCAGCAGGGGCCCCAGGGCGGCGAGGTCGGGCACGGCGTCACGGCTGGTCACCCGGCCATTGTGACCGGCGCGGCGCCGCTACTTCAGCCGCTCCTTGATGCGCCCGCGCAGGGACGCCATCGTGAACCCGCGCGGGTCCACCTTCCCGGGCTGCCACTCCAGATGCCCGATCACCGAGCGCTCGTTCCAGCCGTGATGCCGGCAGATGGCGGCCGACACCCGCTCGATCGCCTCCAGCTGCGCCTCGGGCCAGGGGTCCTTGCCGTCGCCCAGGTTCTCGCACTCGAAGCCGTAGAAGTGGCGGTTGCCGTCGGTGTTGGCCTCGTTGTCCGGCGGCAGCGCCTTCTCCGCGATGACCGCGCGCAGCACGTCGTCGTCCCCGAGCCCGGCGTGGTTGGCCCGGCCGTAGCCGACCAGGTGGACCTTGCCGTCCTTGGTGATCACGCCGTGGCAGAGCGGGCCGGGCAGCCCCTCGTAGCCCTTGCGGCACAGCTCCACGGTGTGCGCGCTGCCCTTGGTCACCGAGTGGTGGATCATCACGCCGTGCACGGGGCCCCAGGGCCCCTTGTGGTTGCGGTTGTGGTGCTCCCAGTCGCCGACCTCGACGACCGTCACGCCCTCCGCGCGCAGCCTCTGCAGGAATCTGCTCGCGGACATGGGAGTGGCCATGTACGCCTCCTCGCGCCGTGGGGCGGCCGCCGGATGCGGCCGCCTCGTACCGGTGCTTTACCGGAAACGGAGGAAAGGACTCCTTCTCGCCTCCCCGCTCGCACGGTGAGCGAGCCGTTTCGGCCAGTCCGCGGCGCCGGTACGGATGGACAGAAGACCGCCATCTGCCCAGCGCGCCGGTGATCCATTCCCCCTCGTTCGTGTAATAGCACCAACACGTTCCGTGATGAAAGCCTGGTCAGGCAGATCGCTACGCGTGGCGCCACGACGGCGCCGGTGCACGACCGGGAGGGCAATTCCATATGTCGGTAGGCGAAGAGGTCCGTACGGAGCAGGCCAAGTCGCAGCAGAGCCTCGGCACGGCGGCCGCACGGAACCTGGCCACCACGACCAAGTCAGCACCCCAGATGCAGGAGATCAGCTCCCGCTGGCTGCTGCGCATGCTGCCCTGGGTCAATGTGCAGGGCGGCACGTACCGGGTGAACCGGCGGCTGACGTACGCCGTGGGGGACGGCCGGGTCACGTTCGTGAAGACCGGCGACCGGGTCGAGGTCATCCCCGCCGAGCTGGGCGAACTCCCGGTGCTGCGGGACTTCGAGGACGAGGACGTGCTCTCCGAGCTGGCCCAGCGCTGTACGCAGCGGGAGTTCGCGGCCGGCCAGGTCATCGCCTCGTTCGGCAGCCCGGCCGACGCGGTGTACCTGCTGGCGCACGGCAGGGTGGAGAAGATCGGCACCGGCCCCTACGGGGAGGACGAGCTGCTGGGTGTCCTCGCCGACGGCGCCTACCTCGGCGAGCAGGCGCTGCTCGACCCCGACGCCATCTGGGAGTACACGGCCCGCACGGCCACCGCCTGCACCGTCCTGGTCCTGGACCGCCGGGACTTCCAGCAGATCGCCGAGCGCGCCGAGTCCCTCCAGGGGCATCTGGAGCAGCTGCGGTCGATCCCCGCGCAGCGCACCAACAAGTACGGCGAGAAGGCGCTCGACCTGGCGGCCGGCCACAGCGGCGAGCCGGACATCCCGCACACCTTCGTGGACTACGAGGCCCGGCCCCGCGAGTACGAACTGAGCATCGCCCAGACCGTGCTGCGCATCCACACGCGCGTGGCCGACCTGTACAACCAGCCGATGAACCAGACCGAGCAGCAGCTGCGGCTCACCGTGGAGGCCCTGAAGGAGCGCCAGGAGCACGAACTCGTCAACAACCGCGAGTTCGGCCTGCTCCACAACTGCGAGTACGACCAGCGGCTCCAGCCGCACGACGGCGTGCCCAGCCCCGACGACATGGACGAGCTGCTCAGCCGCCGGCGCGGCACCAAGATGTTCCTCGCCCACCCGCGCGCGATCTCCGCGTTCGGACGCGAGCTGAACAAGCGCGGACTGGTCCCGGAGACCATCGAGATGGGCGGCAACCGCATCCCGACCTGGCGGGGCGTGCCCATCTACCCGTGCAACAAGATCCCGGTCACCGAGGCCCGGACGACCTCGATCATCGCGCTGCGCACCGGCGAGGCGGAGCAGGGCGTCATCGGGCTCCAGCAGGCGGGCATCCCCGACGAGATCGAGCCGAGCCTGTCGTGCCGCTTCATGGGCATCAACGAACAGGCCGTCATCAACTACCTGGTGACGGCGTACTACTCGGCCGCCGTCCTCGTCCCGGACGCCCTCGGCGTCCTGGAGAACGTCGAGATCGGCCGTTGGCGATGACCTTCGCCGGCGGTACGCCGTGTTCCGCGCACGCCGCGTGGGTAGACCCACCGCGTAGGCGTCCAGCCGGAGCGGAAGGGCCACCGTGGGCCGACTCATCGAGGCGAGGCCGTGGGTGAGTTCATGACGGAGACACAGCACCGCCCCGCCGGGGTACCGCGTCCGACCGAGCCGCCCGAGGGGCGGGGGCCCGCCCTGACCGGCCCGCAGGGCCGCCCGGGGCCTGCCGACCCGCCCGAGGCGGCGGCGATCATGCAGGGCACCCGGGCGTCCGTCGACCCCGAGATGCGCGCCGCGATCGAGTCGCTGCCGCCCTCCATGCGCCGGATCGCGCTCTACCACTTCGGCTGGACCGACCCGGACGGCAATCCGGCGACGGGCGGCGCGGGCAAGGCCATCCGGCCCGCCCTCGTCCTCACCGCCGCGGCGGCCCTCGGCGGGCCACGGGCCCGGGCGGCGGCCCTGCGGGCGGCCGTCGCGGTGGAACTGGTCCACAACTTCACGTTGTTGCACGACGACGTGATGGACCGGGACACCACCCGCCGGCACCGGCCCACCGCGTGGACCGTGTTCGGCGACGCCGACGCGATCCTCGCCGGGGACGCCCTGCAGGCGCTCGCCCTGCGCCTGCTCGCCGAGGACCCGCATCCGGCGTCCTCCGCGGCCGCGGCCCGGCTCGCCGACTGCGTGGTCGAGCTGTGCGAAGGCCAGCACGCCGACACCGCGCTGGAGAAGCGGCACCCCGGCGAGGTCTCCCTCGACGAGGTGCTCGCCATGGCCGAGGCCAAGACCGGCGCGCTCCTCGGCTGCGCCTGCGCGCTCGGGGCGCTGTACGCGGGCGCCGGCGACGACGAGGTGCGGGCGCTGGACGCGTTCGGCCGCGAGGCCGGGCTCGCGTTCCAGCTCATCGACGACGTGATCGGCATATGGGGAGACCCGGGCCGCACCGGCAAACCGGT encodes:
- a CDS encoding RNA polymerase sigma factor SigF; this encodes MRDEERGTRGLPDGTSFCSDGAGSLGAGPSGPSGSRRMADGIDGIPEQARPHPEDDSVATGLLDDGRGDEGAVQGAPPAGRIGVSPARPAARARERATGGTMSEHERQAEDRAAAGARGAQATRHDPQDRSGARALFIELRGLQDGTPEYAELRNRLVRMHLPLVEHLARRFRNRGEPLDDLTQVATIGLIKSVDRFDPDRGVEFSTYATPTVVGEIKRHFRDKGWAVRVPRRLQELRLALTTATAELSQLHGRSPTVHELAEKLAISEEEVLEGLESANAYSTLSLDVPDTDDESPAVADTLGAEDEALEGVEYRESLKPLLEDLPPREKRILLLRFFGNMTQSQIAQEVGISQMHVSRLLARTLAQLREKLLVEE
- a CDS encoding UBP-type zinc finger domain-containing protein: MKQCTHADGLPHPEPEPLSETCPECLAEGTHPVQLRLCLTCGHVGCCDSSPSRHATAHHKETGHPVMRTFEPGENWRWCFVDHVLV
- a CDS encoding Na+/H+ antiporter: MDVMPLLLLVAGSAAVAALARRVPVPAPLLLVTAGLLVSYVPGVPDYRLDPHVVLPLILPPLLYTAATDSSYLDLRAQLRPVALLSVGYVLFATVVVGYAAYLLVPGLPLTAALVLGAVVAPPDAVAATAVARRVGLPSRITTILQGESLVNDATAITAYRVAVAAAVGEGATWAGGIREFLLAAVGGVVAGLVLMVPIHWLRTHLKEALLQNTLSLLTPFVAYAVAEQVHASGVLAVVVVALYLGHRAWEVDFATRLQEEAVWKMVAFVLESAVFALIGLQLPVVLRGLGEFEGSTAAWYATALFAVVVASRFLWVYPATFLPRMLSARIREREENPTWKAPFVISWAGMRGVVSLAIAFSIPLTMQEGEPFPERNLILFLTFTTVIGTLVVQGVTLPPLIRLLKLPGRDPQAETLAEANAQAQASRAAEERLRELLADERNALPEPLVERLRAVLERRRNSVWERLGQANPITGESVDDTYRRLSREVIGAERAVFVKLRDGRYIDDEMLRTLLRRLDLEEAAAYREAD
- a CDS encoding 1-aminocyclopropane-1-carboxylate deaminase/D-cysteine desulfhydrase gives rise to the protein MTSRDAVPDLAALGPLLPSPLCESADGRLERRGVRLLLKRDDLIHPELIGNKWRKLAPNLTAAAGRTVVTFGGAYSNHLRATAAAGRLLGLPTVGVVRGQELAERPLNPSLARCVADGMRLHFVDRSTYRRKGDPATLAAVLRAAGAQDAHVVPEGGSNALAVQGCRALGEELRGRADVVAVACGTGGTLAGLAAGLGPGERALGVPVLRGGFLGAEVRALQSAAFGGPRGDWSLEERFHFGGYARTTPALESFAADFEDRHGIPVERLYVAKMLYALVALAEEGAFARGTTVAAVVTGAPFTG
- a CDS encoding N-acetylmuramoyl-L-alanine amidase translates to MATPMSASRFLQRLRAEGVTVVEVGDWEHHNRNHKGPWGPVHGVMIHHSVTKGSAHTVELCRKGYEGLPGPLCHGVITKDGKVHLVGYGRANHAGLGDDDVLRAVIAEKALPPDNEANTDGNRHFYGFECENLGDGKDPWPEAQLEAIERVSAAICRHHGWNERSVIGHLEWQPGKVDPRGFTMASLRGRIKERLK
- a CDS encoding family 2B encapsulin nanocompartment shell protein translates to MSVGEEVRTEQAKSQQSLGTAAARNLATTTKSAPQMQEISSRWLLRMLPWVNVQGGTYRVNRRLTYAVGDGRVTFVKTGDRVEVIPAELGELPVLRDFEDEDVLSELAQRCTQREFAAGQVIASFGSPADAVYLLAHGRVEKIGTGPYGEDELLGVLADGAYLGEQALLDPDAIWEYTARTATACTVLVLDRRDFQQIAERAESLQGHLEQLRSIPAQRTNKYGEKALDLAAGHSGEPDIPHTFVDYEARPREYELSIAQTVLRIHTRVADLYNQPMNQTEQQLRLTVEALKERQEHELVNNREFGLLHNCEYDQRLQPHDGVPSPDDMDELLSRRRGTKMFLAHPRAISAFGRELNKRGLVPETIEMGGNRIPTWRGVPIYPCNKIPVTEARTTSIIALRTGEAEQGVIGLQQAGIPDEIEPSLSCRFMGINEQAVINYLVTAYYSAAVLVPDALGVLENVEIGRWR
- a CDS encoding family 2 encapsulin nanocompartment cargo protein polyprenyl transferase, translated to MTETQHRPAGVPRPTEPPEGRGPALTGPQGRPGPADPPEAAAIMQGTRASVDPEMRAAIESLPPSMRRIALYHFGWTDPDGNPATGGAGKAIRPALVLTAAAALGGPRARAAALRAAVAVELVHNFTLLHDDVMDRDTTRRHRPTAWTVFGDADAILAGDALQALALRLLAEDPHPASSAAAARLADCVVELCEGQHADTALEKRHPGEVSLDEVLAMAEAKTGALLGCACALGALYAGAGDDEVRALDAFGREAGLAFQLIDDVIGIWGDPGRTGKPVGADLAARKKSLPVVAALTSGGPAARELAELYTTPYDQEDLQRTALAVERAGGRDWAQAQAADRMARAVQALARAVPDPEEAGGLLALAEFVTRRSA